One stretch of Miscanthus floridulus cultivar M001 chromosome 18, ASM1932011v1, whole genome shotgun sequence DNA includes these proteins:
- the LOC136521585 gene encoding B-box zinc finger protein 20-like isoform X2 codes for MQVRCDVCGAAPAAVLCCADEAALCSACDRRVHRANKLAHKHRRIPLLQPASGNDDSDAAANAAAPLCDVCKERRGLVFCVEDRAILCPDCDDPIHSANDLTAKHTRFLLVGAKLSAALVDQVPPSPDDDDCGRGNGAACEPDAVPVLGAQGSCAAKASALESSGVGGGSSISDYLTNICPGWRVDDLLFDDPAFSAASKAGYSDDDHEQVPSLDADLFDVVAGGRPGKRGGAWSGGGPLCFDKVPASVVVLPTAAKQQQGCVRERSWNSDSDSDVFAVPEFPQPPPPKKARPAPAPTFWCF; via the exons ATGCAGGTGCGCTGCGACGTCTGCGGCGCCGCGCCTGCCGCCGTGCTCTGCTGCGCCGACGAGGCCGCGCTCTGCTCCGCCTGCGACCGCCGCGTCCACCGCGCCAACAAGCTCGCCCACAAGCACCGCCGCATACCGCTCCTCCAACCCGCCTCCGGCAACGACGACTCCGACGCTGCCGCAAACGCCGCCGCGCCGCTCTGCGACGTCTGCAAG GAGCGGAGGGGCCTCGTGTTCTGCGTGGAAGACCGCGCCATCCTGTGCCCCGACTGCGACGACCCCATCCACAGCGCCAACGACCTCACCGCCAAGCACACCCGCTTCCTCCTCGTCGGGGCCAAGCTCTCCGCCGCGCTCGTCGACCAGGTGCCCCCCTCCCCTGACGACGACGACTGCGGCCGCGGCAACGGCGCCGCCTGCGAGCCCGACGCTGTGCCCGTCCTCGGCGCGCAGGGCTCCTGCGCGGCCAAGGCCTCGGCTCTTGAGTCCAGCGGCgtaggcggcggcagcagcatctCCGACTACCTCACCAACATCTGCCCCGGCTGGCGCGTCGACGACCTCCTCTTCGACGACCCCGCGTTCTCAGCGGCATCG AAGGCCGGCTACAGCGACGACGACCACGAGCAGGTGCCGTCCCTGGACGCCGACCTCTTCGACGTGGTGGCCGGCGGCCGGCCGGGGAAGCGCGGAGGCGCGTGGTCCGGCGGCGGACCGCTGTGCTTCGACAAGGTGCCGGCCTCCGTCGTGGTCCTTCCGACGGCGGCCAAGCAGCAGCAGGGGTGCGTGAGGGAGAGGAGCTGGAACTCCGACAGCGACAGCGACGTGTTCGCGGTGCCGGAGttcccgcagccgccgccgcccaagAAGGCGCGGCCGGCACCGGCGCCGACTTTCTGGTGCTTCTGA
- the LOC136521585 gene encoding B-box zinc finger protein 20-like isoform X1, translating into MQVRCDVCGAAPAAVLCCADEAALCSACDRRVHRANKLAHKHRRIPLLQPASGNDDSDAAANAAAPLCDVCKERRGLVFCVEDRAILCPDCDDPIHSANDLTAKHTRFLLVGAKLSAALVDQVPPSPDDDDCGRGNGAACEPDAVPVLGAQGSCAAKASALESSGVGGGSSISDYLTNICPGWRVDDLLFDDPAFSAASIDLAVVRSWKQKAGYSDDDHEQVPSLDADLFDVVAGGRPGKRGGAWSGGGPLCFDKVPASVVVLPTAAKQQQGCVRERSWNSDSDSDVFAVPEFPQPPPPKKARPAPAPTFWCF; encoded by the exons ATGCAGGTGCGCTGCGACGTCTGCGGCGCCGCGCCTGCCGCCGTGCTCTGCTGCGCCGACGAGGCCGCGCTCTGCTCCGCCTGCGACCGCCGCGTCCACCGCGCCAACAAGCTCGCCCACAAGCACCGCCGCATACCGCTCCTCCAACCCGCCTCCGGCAACGACGACTCCGACGCTGCCGCAAACGCCGCCGCGCCGCTCTGCGACGTCTGCAAG GAGCGGAGGGGCCTCGTGTTCTGCGTGGAAGACCGCGCCATCCTGTGCCCCGACTGCGACGACCCCATCCACAGCGCCAACGACCTCACCGCCAAGCACACCCGCTTCCTCCTCGTCGGGGCCAAGCTCTCCGCCGCGCTCGTCGACCAGGTGCCCCCCTCCCCTGACGACGACGACTGCGGCCGCGGCAACGGCGCCGCCTGCGAGCCCGACGCTGTGCCCGTCCTCGGCGCGCAGGGCTCCTGCGCGGCCAAGGCCTCGGCTCTTGAGTCCAGCGGCgtaggcggcggcagcagcatctCCGACTACCTCACCAACATCTGCCCCGGCTGGCGCGTCGACGACCTCCTCTTCGACGACCCCGCGTTCTCAGCGGCATCG ATCGACCTCGCGGTGGTTCGTTCTTGGAAGCAGAAGGCCGGCTACAGCGACGACGACCACGAGCAGGTGCCGTCCCTGGACGCCGACCTCTTCGACGTGGTGGCCGGCGGCCGGCCGGGGAAGCGCGGAGGCGCGTGGTCCGGCGGCGGACCGCTGTGCTTCGACAAGGTGCCGGCCTCCGTCGTGGTCCTTCCGACGGCGGCCAAGCAGCAGCAGGGGTGCGTGAGGGAGAGGAGCTGGAACTCCGACAGCGACAGCGACGTGTTCGCGGTGCCGGAGttcccgcagccgccgccgcccaagAAGGCGCGGCCGGCACCGGCGCCGACTTTCTGGTGCTTCTGA
- the LOC136524651 gene encoding uncharacterized protein has product MDALDGRQWTRDITGAPTAAVLCEYIHLWDTLETFQLSPHTSDRFIWKWTASGTYTASSAYRAFFIGMTSLLGAKFVWRAAMPPKVKFFFWLALHGRLWTADRPKRHGLQPEATCALCDQDGETTDHLLASCPFTREVWARLLASAGHQHLAPGNDSTLADWWLLTRDEVPGTFRRAFDSLVLLVAWIIWKERNNRTFSNVAMTTTQVLAVVTEELDAYIGAGYRCLASFFMAGGYSAHPPPSVATFV; this is encoded by the coding sequence ATGGACGCCCTCGACGGCCGGCAATGGACCAGGGACATCACTGGCGCGCCCACCGCTGCGGTACTCTGCGAGTATATCCATCTTTGGGACACCCTGGAGACGTTCCAGCTATCACCGCACACCTCCGACCGCTTCATCTGGAAGTGGACTGCCAGCGGCACCTACACCGCGTCGTCGGCGTACAGGGCGTTTTTCATCGGTATGACTTCTCTGCTGGGCGCCAAGTTCGTTTGGAGGGCGGCCATGCCGCCAAAGGTCAAGTTCTTTTTCTGGCTCGCTCTGCATGGCCGCCTCTGGACAGCGGACCGTCCCAAACGACATGGACTGCAGCCGGAAGCTACGTGCGCGCTCTGTGATCAAGATGGCGAGACGACCGACCACCTGCTGGCCTCTTGCCCGTTCACGCGCGAGGTCTGGGCACGCCTGCTCGCCTCGGCGGGGCACCAGCACCTTGCACCGGGCAACGACTCCACACTCGCCGACTGGTGGCTGCTGACACGCGACGAAGTCCCGGGAACCTTCAGACGGGCCTTCGACTCACTCGTCCTCCTAGTCGCCTGGATCATCTGGAAAGAACGGAACAACAGGACCTTTAGCAACGTTGCCATGACGACGACACAGGTGCTCGCCGTGGTCACCGAAGAGCTGGACGCCTACATCGGCGCCGGGTACAGGTGTCTGGCGTCGTTCTTCATGGCTGGCGGTTACAGCGCGCACCCACCTCCTTCGGTCGCAACATTTGTTTAA